A region from the Acyrthosiphon pisum isolate AL4f chromosome A1, pea_aphid_22Mar2018_4r6ur, whole genome shotgun sequence genome encodes:
- the LOC115033557 gene encoding uncharacterized protein LOC115033557, giving the protein MTAFIKNVQDNRAVESCPNLANQIQMCATIQLAETVLQQMAHNSHELQNGKMVSPMSPSYSPVSNIFSMHDDSITYATLGPLQLIDHIDGPTSPDQNYSQHQSFDVNDGPDYFNPFRTISPPTYTEHPAPSHKRSLSTFTEHPAPACDVKR; this is encoded by the exons ATGACTGCATTCATTAAAAACGTGCAAGACAATCGAGCTGTGGAATCTTGTCCTAACCTCGCAAACCAAATACAAATGTGCGCAACCATACAACTAGCTGAAACGGTGTTACAACAGATGGCACACAACTCGCATGag ttacagAATGGTAAAATGGTTTCACCAATGTCACCAAGCTATTCGCCGGTCAGCAATATATTCAGCATGCATGACGATTCAATTACATACGCTACACTCGGACCGTTACAG ctGATTGATCATATTGACGGACCAACGTCACCCGATCAAAATTATAGTCAACATCAGTCTTTCGATGTAAACGATGGGCCAGATTACTTCAACCCATTCAGGACCATTTCACCACCAACTTACACCGAACATCCGGCACCATCGCACAAACGATCTCTTTCAACATTCACTGAGCATCCAGCACCGGCATGTGATGTTAAGCGgtga
- the LOC107885924 gene encoding uncharacterized protein LOC107885924: protein MNALDIIKIEVDRQFLLSQREKGRIGCMLGKDKNLQKTEERVITRLEAVTKRKKRAYGEIEQARRTVDSEIICSTSSDSDSDTGENISNKSLDIGNTSEFLDLHTFQSRGKKNFITPKLAIALDRCKISDRDAVHILTATVEAFGIHVKDLILNRTSINRIRQRLRKDRADQLRKEFNTSEVGPVVVHWDGKLLPDLTGKELVDRLPVIVSYKNSEKLLSVPNLISGTGQNQAEAVFQALEEWGLIDHVQALCCDTTASNTGRLKGACIILEQLLERDILYFPCRHHIYEIILRSAFEVNFVVTSGPDIQIFKRFQQFWPKVNINNYNTGLEDIIVSEKLNDITNVMLLFYMDQLRKPHNRDDYRELLELAVIFLGGTPTRGISFKYPGAMHHARWMSKAIYSLKIFIFRKQFKLKKNEEDSIRSICIFLIRLYIKAWFCAPIASLAPFQDLQFLKSLVDYENIHKKISQSTLKKLCGHLWYLAPETVALAFFDTNLTIETKIKMVDSIKLNNLTSEINKRIIVSPNEVTQIMKKEIYDFIYVESTSFFSRFGISTSFLEQHPSMWDENVDFQKGLEIVNTFRVTNDTAERGVKLMEEYNKVLTKNEEQKQYVLQVVEDYRRKYPNSLKTTVLNPF, encoded by the exons ATGAATGCattggatattattaaaatagaagtAGATCGACAATTCTTACTATCTCAAAGAGAAAAAGGCAGAATTGGTTGTATGCTTGGTAaagataaaaatttacaaaaaactgAAGAAAGAGTAATTACTCGGTTAGAAGCAGTTACAAAACGGAAAAAGAGAGCTTATGGAGAAATTGAACAAGCAA gacGTACTGTCGACAGTGAAATAATTTGTTCTACAAGTTCTGATAGCGATTCTGATACTggtgaaaatatttcaaacaaatcGTTAGATATTGGTAACACATCCGAATTCCTAGATCTTCATACGTTTCAAAGTAGAGGTAAGAAAAATTTTATAACGCCGAAACTTGCAATCGCATTGGACAGGTGTAAAATAAGTGATCGCGATGCAGTTCATATATTGACAGCTACTGTAGAAGCGTTTGGTATACACGTAaaggatttaattttaaatcggaCATCTATTAACCGAATACGCCAGCGCTTACGTAAGGATAGAGCAGATCAACTTCGAAAAGAATTCAATACATCAGAAGTAGGTCCAGTTGTTGTTCATTGGGATGGTAAGCTACTCCCAGATTTAACAGGTAAAGAGCTTGTTGATCGATTACCAGTTATTGTTTCATATAAAAATTCCGAAAAACTGTTAAGTGTACCTAATCTCATATCTGGAACTGGTCAAAATCAAGCGGAAGCAGTGTTTCAAGCACTTGAAGAATGGGGCCTTATCGATCATGTACAAGCTCTATGTTGCGATACAACAGCTTCGAACACGGGCCGTCTAAAAGGAGCATGTATAATCCTGGAACAATTATTAGAACgtgatattttatactttccTTGCAGGCATcacatttatgaaattatacttAGATCGGCATTTGAAGTAAACTTTGTGGTTACGTCTGGTCcagatattcaaatttttaaacgttttcaacaattttggccaaaagttaatatcaataattataatactggaTTAGAAGATATAATTGTcagtgaaaaattaaatgatataactaatgttatgttattattttacatggacCAATTACGCAAACCTCACAACAGAGACGACTACAGAGAATTGTTGGAATTAGCTGTAATATTTCTTGGTGGTACCCCTACTCGTGGTATATCTTTTAAGTATCCAGGTGCAATGCACCACGCCCGTTGGATGTCTAAGGCCATTTAttctctaaaaatatttatatttcgtaagcaatttaaattaaaaaaaaatgaagaagatTCAATTCgttcaatttgtatttttcttattcGATTGTATATTAAGGCATGGTTTTGTGCACCTATTGCCTCTTTAGCTCCATTTCAAgacttacaatttttgaaaagtCTCGTcgattatgaaaatatacataaaaaaatttctcaatcaacattaaaaaaactatgTGGACACTTGTGGTATTTAGCACCTGAAACAGTAGCATTGGCATTTTTTGATACTAATTTAacaattgaaacaaaaattaaaatggtagattctataaaactaaataatttaacttctGAAATTAATAAACGAATCATTGTTTCACCAAATGAAGTAACTCAAATCATGAAGAAagaaatatatgattttatttacgTTGAATCTACATCATTTTTTTCACGATTTGGAATATCAACATCATTCTTGGAGCAACATCCATCAATGTGGGATGAAAATGTAGACTTTCAAAAAGGTCttgaaattgtaaatacatttcGTGTTACAAATGATACGGCAGAAAGAGGGGTAAAGCTCATGGAGGAGTATAATAAGGTCTTAACAAAAAATGAAGAGCAAAAACAATACGTGCTTCAAGTTGTCGAAGATTATCGCCGAAAATACCCAAACAGTTTAAAAACTACGGTTTTAAacccattttaa